A genomic region of Vitis vinifera cultivar Pinot Noir 40024 chromosome 7, ASM3070453v1 contains the following coding sequences:
- the LOC100264660 gene encoding alternative NAD(P)H-ubiquinone oxidoreductase C1, chloroplastic/mitochondrial isoform X1, translating into MAQMALSASPTLTLFNRVSGRSKQWGMLFPGSSRKLAINMSILMNFQSKGFSFVASGATQWNGGVAELVEGEAASRPYTWPDKKKPRVCILGGGFGGLYTALRLESLVWPEDKKPQVLLVDQSERFVFKPMLYELLTGEVDAWEIAPRFSDLLANTGVQFFQDRVKVLHPSDHLGMNGPTVSSCGGTVHLESGLVIEYDWLVLALGAEAKLDVVPGAAEFALPFSTLEDACRVDNRLRTLERKRFGRDFPIRVAVVGCGYSGVELAATVSERLQDKGIVQAINVETTICPTAPPGNREAALKVLSSRNVELLLGFFVRCIRKASISEVSEKQTESGTLLDAAAEHEPEKLILELQPAERGLQSQILEADLILWTVGSKPQLPQLEPCEWPHELPLNARGQAETDETLRVKGHPRIFAVGDSSSLRDSKGKLLPATAQVAFQQADFAGWNLWAAINDRPLLPFRFQNLGEMMTLGRNDAAISPSFIEGLTLEGPIGHAARKLAYLIRLPTDEHRLKVGISWLTKSAIDSVAAVQSSVIKVLSGS; encoded by the exons ATGGCACAGATGGCTCTCTCTGCGTCACCAACACTCACTCTCTTCAATA gggtttcaggTAGATCAAAACAATGGGGGATGCTATTTCCTGGTTCTTCGAGAAAACTTGCAATCAATATGTCAATACTTATGAACTTCCAGAGCAAAGGATTCAGTTTTGTTGCTTCGGGTGCAACACAGTGGAATGGAGGTGTTGCAGAACTAGTGGAAGGTGAAGCAGCATCACGGCCCTATACATGGCCAGATAAGAAG AAGCCCAGAGTGTGCATACTAGGTGGCGGCTTTGGAGGTTTATATACGGCCTTAAGGCTAGAATCCCTTGTATGGCCAGAGGACAAGAAACCTCAG GTGCTTCTTGTTGATCAGTCTGAACGTTTTGTTTTTAAGCCAATGTTGTATGAACTTCTAACGGGAG AAGTAGATGCATGGGAAATAGCTCCGCGTTTCTCAGATTTGCTGGCAAACACTGGTGTGCAGTTTTTCCAAGACAGGGTCAAAGTATTGCATCCCTCTGACCATTTGGGAATGAACGGGCCAACAGTATCTAGCTGTGGAGGAACCGTCCACCTTGAAAGTGGTCTGGTTATTGAATATGACTG GTTGGTTCTTGCTTTGGGAGCTGAAGCCAAACTGGATGTTGTCCCAGGAGCTGCAGAATTTGCATTGCCATTCTCCACCCTGGAGGATGCATGT AGGGTTGACAATAGGTTAAGAACTTTAGAGCGGAAGAGGTTTGGTAGAGACTTTCCGATCCGAGTAGCTGTTGTAGGCTGTGGTTACTCTGGAGTTGAGTTAGCTGCCACAGTATCAGAGAGGCTGCAAGATAAAGGAATAGTGCAAGCTATTAATGTAGAGACCACAATCTGCCCAACTGCCCCACCTGGCAATAGGGAAGCTGCCTTAAAG GTGCTCTCATCCCGAAATGTTGAACTTCTACTGGGTTTCTTTGTCCGCTGTATAAGAAAAGCTAGCATTTCTGAAGTTTCAGAGAAGCAAACAGAGAGTGGCACACTTCTGGATGCTGCAGCTGAGCATGAGCctgaaaaacttattttggAACTTCAACCAGCGGAAAGGGGCTTACAAAGTCAAATTCTGGAAGCAGATTTAATATTATGGACAGTTGGTTCTAAACCTCAACTTCCTCAACTGGAACCCTGTGAATGGCCCCATGAGCTTCCCCTTAATGCCAGGGGACAAGCTGAAACAGATGAAACTCTTCGTGTTAAGGGCCATCCACGCATATTTGCAGTTGGTGATTCTTCTTCTTTGAGGGATTCCAAAGGAAAGCTTCTTCCAGCAACTGCACAG GTTGCTTTTCAGCAAGCAGACTTTGCTGGTTGGAATCTGTGGGCAGCAATCAATGACCGTCCTTTACTGCCATTTAG GTTTCAGAATTTGGGTGAGATGATGACTCTAGGAAGAAATGATGCTGCTATTTCCCCGAGCTTCATTGAGGGGCTAACCTTGGAGGGACCTATTGGCCATGCAG CAAGGAAACTGGCATATTTGATCAGATTGCCAACAGATGAGCACCGGCTCAAAGTGGGGATCAGTTGGCTCACAAAGTCTGCCATAGATTCAGTTGCAGCAGTGCAGAGCAGTGTGATCAAAGTCCTTTCGGGTTCTTAA
- the LOC100264660 gene encoding alternative NAD(P)H-ubiquinone oxidoreductase C1, chloroplastic/mitochondrial isoform X2: MLFPGSSRKLAINMSILMNFQSKGFSFVASGATQWNGGVAELVEGEAASRPYTWPDKKKPRVCILGGGFGGLYTALRLESLVWPEDKKPQVLLVDQSERFVFKPMLYELLTGEVDAWEIAPRFSDLLANTGVQFFQDRVKVLHPSDHLGMNGPTVSSCGGTVHLESGLVIEYDWLVLALGAEAKLDVVPGAAEFALPFSTLEDACRVDNRLRTLERKRFGRDFPIRVAVVGCGYSGVELAATVSERLQDKGIVQAINVETTICPTAPPGNREAALKVLSSRNVELLLGFFVRCIRKASISEVSEKQTESGTLLDAAAEHEPEKLILELQPAERGLQSQILEADLILWTVGSKPQLPQLEPCEWPHELPLNARGQAETDETLRVKGHPRIFAVGDSSSLRDSKGKLLPATAQVAFQQADFAGWNLWAAINDRPLLPFRFQNLGEMMTLGRNDAAISPSFIEGLTLEGPIGHAARKLAYLIRLPTDEHRLKVGISWLTKSAIDSVAAVQSSVIKVLSGS, translated from the exons ATGCTATTTCCTGGTTCTTCGAGAAAACTTGCAATCAATATGTCAATACTTATGAACTTCCAGAGCAAAGGATTCAGTTTTGTTGCTTCGGGTGCAACACAGTGGAATGGAGGTGTTGCAGAACTAGTGGAAGGTGAAGCAGCATCACGGCCCTATACATGGCCAGATAAGAAG AAGCCCAGAGTGTGCATACTAGGTGGCGGCTTTGGAGGTTTATATACGGCCTTAAGGCTAGAATCCCTTGTATGGCCAGAGGACAAGAAACCTCAG GTGCTTCTTGTTGATCAGTCTGAACGTTTTGTTTTTAAGCCAATGTTGTATGAACTTCTAACGGGAG AAGTAGATGCATGGGAAATAGCTCCGCGTTTCTCAGATTTGCTGGCAAACACTGGTGTGCAGTTTTTCCAAGACAGGGTCAAAGTATTGCATCCCTCTGACCATTTGGGAATGAACGGGCCAACAGTATCTAGCTGTGGAGGAACCGTCCACCTTGAAAGTGGTCTGGTTATTGAATATGACTG GTTGGTTCTTGCTTTGGGAGCTGAAGCCAAACTGGATGTTGTCCCAGGAGCTGCAGAATTTGCATTGCCATTCTCCACCCTGGAGGATGCATGT AGGGTTGACAATAGGTTAAGAACTTTAGAGCGGAAGAGGTTTGGTAGAGACTTTCCGATCCGAGTAGCTGTTGTAGGCTGTGGTTACTCTGGAGTTGAGTTAGCTGCCACAGTATCAGAGAGGCTGCAAGATAAAGGAATAGTGCAAGCTATTAATGTAGAGACCACAATCTGCCCAACTGCCCCACCTGGCAATAGGGAAGCTGCCTTAAAG GTGCTCTCATCCCGAAATGTTGAACTTCTACTGGGTTTCTTTGTCCGCTGTATAAGAAAAGCTAGCATTTCTGAAGTTTCAGAGAAGCAAACAGAGAGTGGCACACTTCTGGATGCTGCAGCTGAGCATGAGCctgaaaaacttattttggAACTTCAACCAGCGGAAAGGGGCTTACAAAGTCAAATTCTGGAAGCAGATTTAATATTATGGACAGTTGGTTCTAAACCTCAACTTCCTCAACTGGAACCCTGTGAATGGCCCCATGAGCTTCCCCTTAATGCCAGGGGACAAGCTGAAACAGATGAAACTCTTCGTGTTAAGGGCCATCCACGCATATTTGCAGTTGGTGATTCTTCTTCTTTGAGGGATTCCAAAGGAAAGCTTCTTCCAGCAACTGCACAG GTTGCTTTTCAGCAAGCAGACTTTGCTGGTTGGAATCTGTGGGCAGCAATCAATGACCGTCCTTTACTGCCATTTAG GTTTCAGAATTTGGGTGAGATGATGACTCTAGGAAGAAATGATGCTGCTATTTCCCCGAGCTTCATTGAGGGGCTAACCTTGGAGGGACCTATTGGCCATGCAG CAAGGAAACTGGCATATTTGATCAGATTGCCAACAGATGAGCACCGGCTCAAAGTGGGGATCAGTTGGCTCACAAAGTCTGCCATAGATTCAGTTGCAGCAGTGCAGAGCAGTGTGATCAAAGTCCTTTCGGGTTCTTAA